The sequence below is a genomic window from Nitrospirota bacterium.
TCCTCTTTCTACCTCTGGAAGTCTGGCGGCCTACTCCAGGTCTCAGGAGATTTTTCTAACCTTGAATCAGGGGATATCGGTCAACACCCGTTTTCTTGAGAAATACAGCGTCAACACCGGGCTCCGGTTGACCTATTCCCATACGGGAACAGGCCCCTCTTTTTTAAGTCATTCTGTCAGTTTATCTTCTTCCAAATCAGGTTTTTTCCCGTCGTCGGTTTCGGCCGCTTATTCTTATGAACGAAGTCACTCGTATATCAGTCAGAGACTCGAAGCGGAAAGGCAAAACCTCACCCTCGCCAGCTCGCAGATCATCGGAGAGCGGGATGTGATCAGTGTTTCTTATACCTATTTTATTAACCGGATTGTGGATGATCAGTTTGCCTTTAAGTCTCATTCGATCGGAATGAATTACGTCAAATCGGTTACAAATCTTCTGAGCTGCTCTCTTGGAGGTTCTTACGCGATCCGCCGTTACCAGCAATTTACCCATCAGGCTTTCGGGGGGGAGATTGTCGACGACTTTCAAACCCATTCTTTGATCATGGTGGAAACGGAAGTCGCTTACCGGTTTGAACCGATGTGGTCATTGTCGACCCATCTTCAAATTTTTAAAAATATGACCAATTTTGATATTCCGACGACCTCCTCATCCACCTCCTTATTAACCGCTCAAACTTCGGCGCTGGGAGCTTTTGAAAAATATTCGATCAGTTTTAAAATCAGCCGGGATTTTTGAAAATGATCTTCAAAAGAGTCGTTTTTTTTTATGGAATGGTTGGTATGATTTGCCTGTTGACGTCATTATCCTACGGTAACGAAATTCCGGACCAGGTCAAACAGGACTCTTCTCACCCGGAAGAGGCGAAAAGGCCTTTATCCCGGTTTCAAATGCCCGGCTACGTTCGGAATGAAACAGCCTATCGCCTTTTCCGTCCCTCAGCGTATACGAAACTCCTCAACATCGTCAGCCTTTATCCCACCTACGCTTATGGATCGCATCTCTCCCTGTCGGGAAGAATTCGCGCGTTTTACGACGCCGTTTATGACCTGGAAGATGTCGACACCATCTCTCCGCGAAAAGGGCCCGATGTTATTTTGACCCAGAGCCAGAACCCGGGGGATGTTCCTCCCGTGATTCAAGCCGATAACGTTCGGGACGTTGAGATCAGGAAACAGGGCGTTTCCCTGAAGGAGTTTTACCTGGACCTTCATTTTTCAAATCTCGACGTCCGGGCAGGGAAACAGATTGTCCGGTGGGGGGTCAATGAAGGGGCCCGGGTATTGGATGAAATCAATCCCCTTGATTTTGAGGAATACATTTTAAGAGAGGTGGAAGACCGTTATATCCCGCTCTGGATGGTCAAAACAGATCTTTATTACAAGGAATCGAGGCTGGAAGCCCTTTTGATTCCGGACCTGGAGTTTCACAGGCCGGCTCCATCGGGAAGCGAGTGGGAACAGTCTCAATTTGTGGGGGAGATCGAAAAACCTCCGGTTTCCATTGGGAACAGTGAATGGGCGGTTCAGCTTCATTTCCCTTTTTTAGGGTGGGATTCAACGGTGAGCTATTTTTACACCTGGGACGATTTTCCGGTGGTTTTTAGAGAGATTCGGGATGTTGGTATTTTCGGCGTTTCACCGGTGGTTTTATTCACGCCGCGGTATACCCGGCTCCGTATCTTCGGGGGTTCCGCGACCCGGAATATCGGAGATTATGTGATCAACGCGGAGGGGGCGCTGGTACGGGGAAAATATTTCGGGACCCGGTTCGGCAATACGCCATCGGGGCCCATTTTCGAAGGGAACGGTGAAAAACAGAAGAATTATCTGAAATACGCCTTTTCAGCTGAAACGAGCGTCCATAGCGTGACAGTCTCCCTGCAATTTTTACAGCAGGTTATCATGAAATATGATCCGGCGCTCATTCAGGACCAATATGACACGGTCTGGGGACTTTTTTTAAGAAGGGAGTGGATTCATAATACGCTGATTACCCAGTATCTTGGCCTCTTTTTTATCAATAAACTGGAGTGGCTTCACCGGCCTAAAATCACCTACCGGGTTACCGATTCGTTTTCAACGAGCCTTGGCGGCGACATTTTATATGGGGATATTTCTGATTTTAATGCCGAAGGAGAAGCTTCGCCCGGTGATTTTCATTTTGTTGGATTTTTTAAAAATAACAGCAGGATTTACCTTGAATTTACCTATACGTTTTAAACAATTTGGAAAAAAGAAGGGGCTTGCCGCGATGATAGGTCTTGTTTTTTTAGCGGCGTGCGGCCCGACCGATTTTCCCCATAGTCCGAGATCCAACGGGTTGAGAAACGTTCCCTTTGTCGATACCTATAATTTTGGGTTTAAAACCGGCGGGACACCCATTCAGAATCCCGAGGGGAATCTTCTTATCGTCTCGGCTACGGATGCGAGAAATCTTCTCTTTGCGGCAAATATTCCCGTTCGCAAAGGGACCGCCGTCATCAGCGGGGTTGTCCGGACGAAGGAGGGAAGTCCGGTTAAAGATGTCTTGATTTTAGCGACAGACCGGCAGGGAAATCCTGTGGGAGACCTTTTTTATAACAGTTTTGCCGCCATCCCTGACTTTGTTCAATTTAGCGGGACGACTGAGAATGGCGGATTTACCATTTTTAACGTTCCCCCGGGGGAGATTTACTTAAAAGCCGCGGGGGGGGGGAGAGGAAACAGCCAGTTAATCGCATTTCCAAACAGCGTTTCAGCCATGACGATGGAGGTAGACCCGGTCCTGGTCGTTCCCATTCAATCGGTTGCCGAAATCAGAGAGATCAGTGAAGCGCCGCCCGCTTCGGCGGTTCAAATTTTTCTCGAAGGAGGGGCGGGGGATAGTTCTCCCCTTATTCCGCTGGCTGTGACTGACCCTCTGTCAGGGAGCGCCAAATTTGTTTCCCGGTCCGAAGGGATCTATCTGGTCAGACTGGTCTCACAGGGATATGTGGATACGTATCAATCCATGGTGACCGGTAGAGCGGGGTTGGCCAACGGGGCGACTGTCCTGACCCATTTTTTCAAGATCTTATCCGTGTCAGACAAAATGAAATGGTCCGGCGGAATTTCCTCCCCCCTGATTCAAGGGAGCGGCATTCTGGCAGGACGGATACGGCAGGAGGATCAAAGCGCCCGTCCCGGATCGGTCATCGAAGGGTACAGGGCTGACGGAATGAAGGTTGGACAGGTTGTTTATTTTAAAGCCGGAGAGCCCGATTTCAGCCTGACGGGCACGTCAAATGATGGGCGTTTTATTATTTTTAATCTTCCGCCGGGACCTCTCTTTGTGAGGGTCACCGCCGAAGAACAGACCGGCGGCCCGATCAATCATTACTCCGCGGCAGAAACAATTTACATTTTTCCCGATAGCGCCACGTATCAAGATTTGACTCTAAAATTTATCGCTCCGCCGGATCCCTTAAAACCGGCAGACCCCACCTGCTATCCGGTGAATGTAAGCGGAAAAGTGACCGAAACCAATGAAGTCACTCCGGTTGTGAATGCTTCTCTCTCCGCATTAGGCGTTTTCTTCGCAACAACCGGCGGAGAACTGGCCACCACAGGGAGCGACGGAAGCTATACCGTTAAAGTTCCTTATCTCGTTCCTTCTTCTCCGGAATGCAAATTCACCGTCCCGTTTTCCGCCAATGGAAACTATTGGGTCAAAGTCTCAGGCGCCGGAAGGATTGATACTTATCAGCAGATCAGCTTAACGCAGGGGGATCAGAAAGATAAAAATCTCCTTAGCCTGACCGCCGGTCAGCTGACCTCTTACGCGAATGATTCCAGTGTTCAGCAGAATCCCGCCCACGGATTGATCAGCGGCGTGATTTTAGACAAAAGAACCGGAAAAACCGCTGAAGGGGTTTCTTTAAAATTGAAAGACCTTTCAGGGGTTGAGAAAGGCTCCATCCGTTATTTTTCTTTAGACGGAACTCCGTCTCAATTGAATCAATCCACCAAAGACGGGCGGTACATGATTTACAACCTCCCTCCTGATATTTATCAAATTTCAATTTCCTCAGAGGATGATTCCGGAGATATCCCCGCGATCACCTTTGCCGGCGGAGTCACCTTTCAAAATCTGGAGGTTAATAATGCGGCGAATTCAACGGTTTATGTGACTGGAACCCCTGTTAATTTTATGACGGATAAACCCCTGAGCACGACTCAGTTAAATGTTTTGGGAGAAAAGAACAGTTTGATTTCGACCGGAACTTTTTCCGGAATCTTTTCTTCAAATGGAACGTTTACCGTTGAGTCCCACGGGGCCGGTTTAATCGATTCTTATCACTTTTTTGTCAAGAGTTTATTAAAAGAAACTAAAGATGTCACTCTCCATGGCGTCCTTTCGAGCGACGTCAACAGTCTGGCGGGGACTCTGGGAGTTTTCCTCAACCCGTCGCAAGGGATCATCATGGGAAAAACCGTGACCCCGGAGTTTAAACTTTCTAATCAATTTTCTCTGACACCGGGGAGCGGAAATGGAATTGCCCAGGGTTTCTTCAATGAAGATGATTTACTCGATTTCGCCGTCATTGATTTTTCTTCGAATTCGATTTTGATTTATTACGGAAACGGAGATGGAACTTTTAGACTGGGTCAAACGTTAAAGAGTGATCCTGCCTGCCTGCCGGAAAGTGTCTCCTGTTTTGCGGGAACCGGGCCTGTTGCCATTCTCCAGATTGATCTCAATCAGGATAAACAGCTTGATCTTGCGGTGGTGAATCAAAATTCCGGAAGCGTTGCCATTTTACTCGGCTCACGAAAAGGTGTTTTTCGTTTTCATCAATCGGTTCCGGTTGGATCGGGACCGACAAGCATCGCCTCAGGAGACTTTGATCGGGATGGGTTTGTCGATCTGGTAATCGGGGTTGGAGGAAAGATTCCGCCCGCGCTTTCCTTTATTTATAATGACAAGAACACGAATTTTACTTTGAAATCGACTTTAAACTTGTCTGCTCCGCCGCTTTCGCTTGGAGTCGTCGACATCGATCAGGATCAACTCCTGGATGTACTGGTGGGCACCTCAGATTCTATTTTAGTTCTCCGGGGAATAGGACTTCCCCAACCCGGAATAGAAACCTATGCTTTTCCACATCTTACTCAGCCCCCGCTTCTTTTAATGAGTGACTTTGACGGGGATGGAAAGATCGACGCGGCGATTCTCGACCGGCAGCGGGGAAACCTGCGAGTCTATTTGAGAAATAATAAAATTAAAGATATTAAAGGAAATCTCATCGATATTCGATTTGGTTCTCCCTCCTGTTATCCCGTCGCCTGTGACACGGCCAATTCCACCACAGCGACTTTTTCCAAGCTCATTGATTTTAATCAAGATGGATTTGTCGATCTGGTGGTTTCCTATGCCAATAGCCAGATCGCTCTTTTTCCAGGGAAAGGGGATGGGACTTTTAATCCGCCCTTTTATTATCCTTCAGGCGGCTTGATCGACACTTTTACGCTGGGTGATGTAGATGGAAATGGAATGGTCGACCTGATCGGACTTTCAACCTTTTCTTCCTCGGTCATTGTTTTAAAAGGGGAGAACCTTCCTCTGGACGGTGTTTCTGTTTCAGCCCGGTCGATGGAAAGTCTTGATCTTGGAACGGTCTGGTATTTAGAGCCTGACGGGTCGATTAATACGATGAATAAACGTTTTTCAACTTCATCCGGCGGAAAATTTATCATTTTAAACGTTCCTTCTGGCCTTGCCTGGTTAAGGGCTCAAGGCGGTGGCGCAGGGGGGGAAATCATCAATGTGTATCCGAATGCGGCTTCCATTTTGGATCTTTCAACGCATCCTTATTCTCCGCTGGAGGTGGCGGTTTCCGGTTTTGTTTTTGATTCGGTACAAACGCCTATCGGCGATTCAAAAGTTTCTTTTTTAGGAGCATCGGTAGAAGCGGTGACGGGGCCGGTGAAAATCACCCAGACCGGGGCGTCGGATACGGGGGGGGATTACGAGGTGACCTTGCCGGCGCACTCGCCCTACATCGTTAAACTAACGAGACCTTAAAGGGTTATCCATATGAATGAACATAAACTATAAAAGAGAGGAGGACGCATCATGAAGCTTAAAAATTTTATCCTGGCAATTTTTGTTTTGATGGTAGCATGGGAATGGGGGGCGCCAAAAAATGTCATGGCGATCCCTGCTTTTGCCCGCAAATATGACATGGATTGCAATCACTGCCACACGGTGATGCCACAGCTTAATCATTTTGGCGCAAGGTTTAGAGACTCCGGTTTTCAGATCTCTTACCTTGAACAGGACTTAAAAGAAGACGAGAGAGGAAAAAAGGAAGACCCTGAAGACATCCACCCGGCTTTCTGGCCGGTTTCAATCCGGGGTTCTCTCGGCTTGCGCTATAAGGCTCAATCGAACCAGAATACGACGACAGGGGCCCAAACCGTCGACTCGACCTCTTTCGGCTTGAACGGGTTTGAATTGATCGGCGGAGGAATTTTTGTCAAAGACCTCTCTTACTACTTTATGGTTACGCCTAATCTTGGAAATATCGGATTCTCCGGGGGAGGCGGCGGTCACGGCGGCGGGGGAGCGGGTCAATTGGGAGAGTTAACCTTTTGGTGGGTCCGGGCGGACTATCTCTTTGGAAGCTCCCTCTTAAACGTTAAAGCGGGGGCAGATGAACTTGATCTCCCTTTTTCCTCGCATCGAAGTCTGACCCTGGCGCCGTATGACATTTATCATTACACGCCGATGGGACATGAAACCGATTTCAAACTGGGAGAACCCCAGCTGGGGGTCGAGGTCGCGGGATTTACCGATTTTGGGTTTCGATACGCGCTCTCGGTTGTCAATGGGACCAACAATGAACCGGACAATAACAAAGCCAAAGACCTCTATGCCCATCTGACGCAGACGGTTTCAAATCAACGAATCGGCGTTTTCGGCTACTTCGGAAAAGAGCCGACGCTCTATTTACAAAGCCCTCCCGTTCCTCCCGCGACAGGTGCGGCGAATATTCCCGGAACCGGCTTTGAAGATAAACCTTTTTCTAAAATCGGCGCCGACCTGAGCTTGGAATTGGGAGATTTTCGGCTTATGGCGGTTTACCTGAGAGGAAAAGAGGACAAGGAGCTTTTTAAAGACGCGTTCATGGCGGGTACCGCCCAGGACGCATCGTATCAGGGCGGGTTTATCGAGCTTCAGTATCAAATCAATCCTCTTCAAATGCGTCTGATCGGACGTGCCGATCGGGTGAAAAACCTGGATCAGGGGGATTCGATGATGATGGAAGATACAAATGACATGAGCCGGTATACGCTGGCAGTCCGGTGGAATACCGTTTCAACCAATCGGGTTTCTTTTGTGCCGATCGTGGAATTTTCCGATTTAAAGCAGGTGAAAATGGGGCCCGGCGGAGAGGATGTCAAAGAGACCGTCTTATTCGGCGGGGTCGAGATCGCTTTTTAAATGGTGAATAAAGAGAAGTAGCCGGCTTAGCTGGTGCGGAACGCGGGGTTCGGGGGCATTGAGCCTCCGAGCTGGCTTTGGGAGCGTTTTCACAGCGGACATGAGACTGGATTTTTAAAAACATTAGCTCCGTTGCGAAGGCCCCTGAATAGAATAGAGGAGGAGGTAAAAATGCAAATCATAAGAAGAACAACCCTAAGTTTAGCGATCCTGTTTGCCACATTGATCTCTCAATCGACTTGGGTCAGCGCAGAGGATGAGATCTCGGTGAGCATTCTCTCTCCAAAAGAAGGAGAGGTCGTTAAACCGGGGCCTGTGGAAATCCACTACACCTTTGGAAAAGGGTCGAGAGGGGATCATGTCCATTTTTATGTCGACGGGAAATTTACCAAGACCAGTAAAAAAGAGTCGGGAACACTCTGGGATCTCCCTCCGGGTCGGCATGTGATCGAGTTGCGCGGCGCGACCCGCGAGGCCAATGAAGAACACAAAGAAATGGGAAAAAACTCTAAAATTACGATTGATGTATCAGGATTGAAAACCACAGGGGTTGGGATGAAAGCCCAGCGATAATTCAATGGGAATTAAAAAACAGATCATATGGATTCTCTTGCTGGGCTTCCTTTTGGGTTGTGCCGAAAGAGGAGGAACTCCGGCAAATCAACAGGCCGTTCAGGCGCTCTTTAAGCCGGTTAAGCCCGACTCTATTGTCGCCCTTTATGGCAATGGTCAAAATATCATTCTTTGGGCCGGCGACCCTAATGCGGCCTCGTATACTCTCTATTGGTCGTTACAGCCGGGAATCACAAAGGAAAACAGTCATAAAATTTCTTTAATTCGTTATTCGAGTTATTTCCATACCAGCTTAAAAAACGAGACCCGCTACTACTATGCGGTCAGCGGTGTGAATAGTTTAGGAGAAGGGGAATTGTCCAATGAAGCTTTTGCCGCACCGAGAGCCTGGGTCGTACAAAACCCTAAACCGACGGGGGAACCCTTAAGAGCGATTCGATTTTTAGATCAAAACGTAGGCTGGAGCGTAGGAGACAGGGGAACAATTTTATTAACCTATACAGGGGGCGATAACTGGATTAACTTATCTTCAGATCTTTCCTTAAATTTAAACGCGATCTCGTTAATCGATCCTCTTCATCTTTGGGTCGCTGGAGAAAAAGGGCTGATTTTATTTAGTTCCAGTGGCGGGGCAAACTGGGCCATTCAATCGACGGGGGTCACAGAATCTCTTGAAGGAATCTATTTTACCGATGTCAACAACGGCTGGGCAGTAGGACAAAATACGGTTATTTTAACGAAAGACGGGGGAAAAACATGGATTCGGCCGATTCTCCCCCCTCTTTCACCAACGGTTAATTTACATAAAGTGTTTTTTATTCAATCTAACGGCTGGATTGTTGGAGACCAGGGCATTATTCTTCATACCGCTGATGGGGGGATGACATGGTCCACTCAAATGAGCGGAACGACATCGACTCTGAACAATCTTTTTTTCCTCGATTCTTTAAATGGCTGGGTGGCCGGAAACGGAGGCGTTATCCGCCATACCCTTGACGGGGGGATAACCTGGGGAGTACAAAATAACAAAATCGCAAAAAATTTATTCGCGATTCAAATGACGGACATCAATACCGGGGTTGCCGTCGGAGAGACGGGAACCATTTTAAACACCGTTAACGGCGGGAAGAATTGGGATGGGGCGGCTTCATTAACCGGTTACCCGGATTTTTATGATCTCTTTTTTGTGGATGGATCAAAGGGCTGGATCGCGGGGCAATTTGGCCGTACTTTAGTCTCAATAAACGGCGGGATTTCCTGGCAAGGTATTTTGAATATTAATACGCCCCTGTTTAACCGTCTCTTTTTCCCCGGAACCCGGATGGTTCACGCCGCGGGAACAAACGGTGTCATTTTAAGAACCGGCGATGGAACGGTGTGGGGTCAAGAATCCAGTCCGGTGAATCAAAGTATTGAAGACCTCTTTTTTATTGATCAGAATCTGGGTTGGGGCGTCGGCTTAAACGGAACGATCATTCAGACCAATAACGGGGGACAGAACTGGAGCCAGGTTAACCTCAATCTTTTTGACTCATTGCATAAGCTCACCTTTACGGATATCGATCATGGTTGGGCGGTGGGAGATAACGGGACGATTCTCCATTACCGGCGTTCCGGAGGGTTCGGGTTTGGAAGTCAGGCTCATTGGGAATTTCAACCCAGGCCGACTCAATTACCCTTATACGGAGTATCGTTTGTCTCTTATCGTGAAGGATGGGTGGTTGGAAAAAATGGCACGATCCTCCATACCCTGGATGAGGGGGCGACCTGGTTGTCCCAAACAAGCGGAACCGCTGCTTTACTCTCAGCTGTTTACTTTTCCGATTCGAATCATGGAATAGCTGCCGGAGAAAATGGCACGATTTTAACAACCGAAGATGGAGGGGAACACTGGACGGTTCAAAACAGCGGCGGTACAGCCAATCTAAAGACCATTTATTTCTGGAATCCGGAAACGGGATGGATCGCGGGAGACGGCGGGACAATCCTCAAAACCACTGATCGCGGTCTTACCTGGGCGATTCAGAATTCCGGCACCGGGAACAATTTATCTGGAATTGATTTTTCAGGAAGTTCTTACGGCTGGGTGGTTGGAGAGGGAGGGACGATTTTATATACGACGGACGGCGGAACAGGCTGGGCCGTTCAGGCGGTCCCGGGAACGCCCCCTTTATCGGACTTAAAAACCGTTTTTGTCAACCGGCCGAGATCTGGGTTTGCCGTCGGAGAAGGGGGAAACATTTCGGCAACTTCCAACGGGGGTTTGTCCTGGACGCCGTTAGCCAGCGGAACCTCTCAGGCTTTGCTGGGGGTCCATTTTTCAAGTCTATCCAATGGCTGGGCGGTGGGGGCTGAAGGAACCGTTCTTAGAACGAAGACAGGCGGCGCAAACTGGGAA
It includes:
- a CDS encoding VCBS repeat-containing protein; protein product: MNLPIRFKQFGKKKGLAAMIGLVFLAACGPTDFPHSPRSNGLRNVPFVDTYNFGFKTGGTPIQNPEGNLLIVSATDARNLLFAANIPVRKGTAVISGVVRTKEGSPVKDVLILATDRQGNPVGDLFYNSFAAIPDFVQFSGTTENGGFTIFNVPPGEIYLKAAGGGRGNSQLIAFPNSVSAMTMEVDPVLVVPIQSVAEIREISEAPPASAVQIFLEGGAGDSSPLIPLAVTDPLSGSAKFVSRSEGIYLVRLVSQGYVDTYQSMVTGRAGLANGATVLTHFFKILSVSDKMKWSGGISSPLIQGSGILAGRIRQEDQSARPGSVIEGYRADGMKVGQVVYFKAGEPDFSLTGTSNDGRFIIFNLPPGPLFVRVTAEEQTGGPINHYSAAETIYIFPDSATYQDLTLKFIAPPDPLKPADPTCYPVNVSGKVTETNEVTPVVNASLSALGVFFATTGGELATTGSDGSYTVKVPYLVPSSPECKFTVPFSANGNYWVKVSGAGRIDTYQQISLTQGDQKDKNLLSLTAGQLTSYANDSSVQQNPAHGLISGVILDKRTGKTAEGVSLKLKDLSGVEKGSIRYFSLDGTPSQLNQSTKDGRYMIYNLPPDIYQISISSEDDSGDIPAITFAGGVTFQNLEVNNAANSTVYVTGTPVNFMTDKPLSTTQLNVLGEKNSLISTGTFSGIFSSNGTFTVESHGAGLIDSYHFFVKSLLKETKDVTLHGVLSSDVNSLAGTLGVFLNPSQGIIMGKTVTPEFKLSNQFSLTPGSGNGIAQGFFNEDDLLDFAVIDFSSNSILIYYGNGDGTFRLGQTLKSDPACLPESVSCFAGTGPVAILQIDLNQDKQLDLAVVNQNSGSVAILLGSRKGVFRFHQSVPVGSGPTSIASGDFDRDGFVDLVIGVGGKIPPALSFIYNDKNTNFTLKSTLNLSAPPLSLGVVDIDQDQLLDVLVGTSDSILVLRGIGLPQPGIETYAFPHLTQPPLLLMSDFDGDGKIDAAILDRQRGNLRVYLRNNKIKDIKGNLIDIRFGSPSCYPVACDTANSTTATFSKLIDFNQDGFVDLVVSYANSQIALFPGKGDGTFNPPFYYPSGGLIDTFTLGDVDGNGMVDLIGLSTFSSSVIVLKGENLPLDGVSVSARSMESLDLGTVWYLEPDGSINTMNKRFSTSSGGKFIILNVPSGLAWLRAQGGGAGGEIINVYPNAASILDLSTHPYSPLEVAVSGFVFDSVQTPIGDSKVSFLGASVEAVTGPVKITQTGASDTGGDYEVTLPAHSPYIVKLTRP